DNA from Phycisphaerae bacterium:
GGCTCGAGTGCCCGCGCTGTGGGTGCCGGCATTTCCGGGTGGTCTACACGCGGCCGGGCGCCGGCGGCCGAATTGTGCGGCGGCGGGAGTGTCGACACTGTGGACGCCGCATTACCACCTCCGAACGCGTCGGCATTTAGTCCGTCCACCGTCGCCATGTCTACCGGTGGAACAATTCCCGTGGTCGGCAGCCTCCGTCCGACAGCCCGGTTCCGCGTGGCGTATGTAACCCGTAGCGGGATGGTGTAACGGCAACATGCCGGCTTCATGCGCCGGCGCTGCGGGTTCAAGTCCCGCTCCCGCAAGTCGGAGCACGCGATGCCTGAGGAAATCGCGAGCGCGATCCGCGAGGCCGCCCAGCAGCCGGCCGAGGTGGCGGTCGACGGCCAGACGGTCAAGCAGCAGCCGTTGCCGGACCAGATCGAGGCCGACCGTTACCTCGCCAGCAAGGAGGCGGCCAAGCAGGGCCTCGGCGTTCGGATGACGAAGGTCGTGCCTCCCGGAGCGGTGTGACAGTGTTCAACTGGCTGCGACAGCTCGGCGCACGCAAGAACCACAGCGCCACCGCCCCGCGCGGCCGGCTGCTCGTCGTGCGCGGCAAGTATGACGCCGCCCAGACCACGCCGGAGAACCGCCGCCACTGGGCAAATGCCGACTATCTCTCGGCCGACGCGGCCATGGGCGCCGACGTCCGGCGCGTGCTGCGCAGCCGGGCCCGCTACGAAGTCGCCAACAACTCGTATGCCAAGGGCATCGTCCTGACGCTCGCGAATTACGTGGTCGGCACCGGTCCGCGGCTCCAGATGCTTACCGAAGACCCGGAAGCCAACCGCCTCATCGAGCAGGAATTTTCCCGCTGGGCCAAGGCGATCGGCCTTTCTCACAAGCTCCGCACGATGCGCATTGCGCAATGCGAGAGCGGCGAGTGCTTCGGGCTGCTGACCAGCAACCCGCGCATCGCCGCGCCGGTCCAGCTCGACCTCCGGCTGATCGAAGCGGATCAGGTCTCGACGCCGTTCGGCGTGCTGCCGCCGGAGGAGCGGGCGGTTGACGGCATCGTCTTCGACGGCTTCGGCAACCCGATCGCGTACTACGTCCTGCGGCGCCATCCCGGCGACCAGCGCGCCTGGCGCGCCGGCCCTGACGACTACAACCTCATGCCCGTGGAATCGGTTGTGCACCTGTTCCGGGCGGAGCGCCCGGCGCAGAGCCGCGGCATCCCGGAGGTCACCAGCTCGCTCTCGCTGTTCGCGACGCTGCGTCGCTACACGCTGGCCGTGCTGGGCGCGGCGGAACAGGCCGCGCTGCCGTCGGGCGTGATCTACACGGACGCACCCGCCGACGCCGAATCGGCCGCGGTCGAGCCGATGGACACAGTCGAGATGGACCGCGGCACATGGATGACGATGCCGTACGGCTGGAAGATCGGCCAGGTCAAGGCGGAGCAGCCCACAACCGTATACGGCGACTTCAAGCACGAGGTGATCAACGAGATCGCCCGCTGCCTGAACATGCCGTTCAACATCGCCGCCGGCAACTCGTCGGGCTACAACTACGCTTCGGGGCGTCTCGACCACCAGGCCTTCTTCAAAGCGATCCGCGTCGATCAGAACTTCCTCGGCGACATGGTGCTTGACCGGCTGCTCAAGGCGTGGATGGACGAGGCCGTGCTCATCGAGGGCTACCTGCCGCAGTGGCTGCGGCGACTCGGCGTCGACCTGTCGCACCAGTGGTTCTGGGACGGGTTCGAGCACGTCGATCCGCAGAAGGAAGCCGGCGCGCAGGCGACGCGGCTGCAGAGCAACACGACGACCCTCGCGGCAGAGTACGCCAAGGCCGGGCTCGATTGGGAATCCGAGCTCCGCCAGCGCGCCCGCGAGTTGGCGCTGATGCGTGAGCTGGGGCTCACCGCGCAGACGCCGACTTCGCCAGCCGCCCCCACCGAAACAGACAGTCAGGAGGACGAGAGCGATGTCACGGAAGACGTCGACGCCCGCGCGGGCGCGTGAGGCTTACGAAGAGGTGCCGGATCGGCTCGAGCTGCGCTGCCTGCCCGGGCGGATCACACTCGAGGCGCTGGCCGTCGAGGGTGAGGCCGAGGTCATCCCGCGCTTCACGATGGTCGCGTACACAGGCGAGCCGCTGCGAGTGGAAGGCTGGCGGTTCCCGGTCGTGGTCGACCTGGAGGGCCTATCGATCCCATCGCAGCGTCGGCCGGTGCGCTTCGGCCACAGCATGTATGCCGGGGTCGGACACACCGAGCGCATCGCGGTTGAGGCCGGCCGGCTGATCGCCGAGGGCATCGTGTCGCGCGATACGGTGGCCGCGCGCGAGGTGGTTGCCAGCGGCAAGCGCGGCTTCCCGTGGCAGGCCTCGATCGGCGCGCAGGTCGCCCAGGCTGAGTTCGTCCGCGCCGGCAAGAGCGTCACGGTGAACAGCCGCACGTTCGAGGGGCCGCTGTACGTGGCCCGGCGGACGGTGCTGGGCGAGATCAGCTTCGTGGACCTGGGGGCGGACGGGAATACCACCGCGACGATCGCGGCGCAGCAACAGGAGAGCGAACTCATGGATGAGAACAAGGACACGGAGGTCCTCGATAACGTGGCGCCGGAGGCGCCGCAGGACGACGTCGCGCGTGACGAGGCAGCGGGCGCCGGCACGGAGGCCGGCCCCGCCGCCGGTGCGACGCCGGCATCGGTCGTCAACCCGGTCGCGGATGTCCGCGCGCAGGCGCTGGCAGAGACCAAGCGCATCGCCGCGATCCGCTCAATTCTGGGTGGGCGGCTGCCCGAGATCGAGGCGCGGGCGATTGCCGAAGGCTGGACCCCGGACCGCACCGAGCTGGAGAAGCTCCGGGTCATGCGTCCCAAGGCGCCGGCCGTGCACGTGACCGAGATGGCCGTCACCGGCCAGGTGCTCGAGGCCGCGTGCTTGCAGGCCGCCCGGGTCGAGAAGATCGAGCGATACTTCGAAGCGCCGGTCCTCGACGAGGCGGACCGCCAGTTCGACGGGCGCCTCGGCTTGGCCGAGCTGATCGTCGAGGCGGCCCGGGCCAACGGCTACGTCGGCCGCGAGCGGCGCGTCACGCCGGAGATGCTGCGCTACGCCTTCGGCCGGGAAATCCGGGCCGCGGCGTCGACGATCGACATCGGCGGCATCCTCAGCAACGTCGCGAACAAGTTCCTGCTGGAGGGCTTCTTCAGCGTCGAACGGACCTGGCGGAACATCTGCGCCGTCCGCAACGTCAGCGACTTCAAGACGGTCACCAGCTACCGGTTGATCGGCAAGGACCAGTACGAGCAGGTCGCGCCGGGTGGCGAGCTGAAGCACGGCACGCTGGGTGAGCAGGCCTACACGAACAAGGCCGACACCTACGGCTTGCTGCTGGCGATCGACCGTCGGGACATCATCAACGATGACCTCGGCGCGATCACCACGGTCCCACGCAAGCTGGGGCGGGGCTCCGGCCTGAAGATCAACGACATCTTCTGGTCGATCTTCATGAACAATGCGGCGTTCTTCAGCGCCGGCAACAACAACTACCTGACCGGTGCGGACACGGCGCTGTCGATCGAGGGCATGTCCAAGGCTGAGAAGGCCTTCCTGGACCAGACCGATCCGGACGGCAAGCCGCTCGGCGCGATGCCGGCAGTGGTGCTCGTGCCCACGGCGCTGAGCGCCATGGCCACGGTGCTCTACAAGTCGCTGGAGGTCCGCGACACGACCGCCAGCACCAAGTACCCGATCGCGAACCCCCATACGGGCAAGTTCCGTGCGGAGGTCAGCCGCTACCTGAGCAACGCGCAGTACACGGGGTACTCGGAGAAGGCCTGGTACCTGCTGGCCGATCCGATCGACCTGCCGGTCATCGAGGTCGCGTTCCTGAATGGCCAGGAAGCGCCCACGATCGAAACCGCCGACGCGGACTTCAACGTGCTCGGCGTGCAGATGCGCGGCTACCACGATTTCGGCGTCGCGCTGCAGGAACCGCGCGGCGGGATCAAGAGCAAGGGCGAGGCGTAGCAGTACGGACCCAGCCCCGAAGGAGTGACACAGGATGGCACAGGCAACATTCGTACATGACGGCCGCTCGATTGACTACACGCCCGGCTCGGCCGTGGCCGCGGGCGACGTCATCGTGCAGGGCGAGCTGGTGGGCGTGTCCCGCACACCGATCGCAGCGAACGCGTTGGGGTCGCTGGCAGTGGACGGCGTGTTTGACTTCGCCAAGGCGACCGGCGGCGGTACCGCGATCACCGCGGGCGCCAACGTCTACTGGGACGACACGAACAACGTCGCCACGACCACCGCGACCGGCAACAAGCTGATCGGCAAGTGCGTCAAGGCGGCCGCAGACGCCGCCACCACGGTGCGCGTCCGGATGAATCAGTAGGCAACCATGTCGAACCTGCTCGAACAAGGCGCCGCGTGGTTGCAGGAGCAGCGCACGCGCCACCTGTCGCGGACGGTCACCTACCTCCGCGCCGGCGACAGCGTAGACCTGCCCGCCACGATCGGGCAGACCACGTTCGAGCAGGCCGACGAATACGGCGTGCTGCATCGGACGGAGTCGCGGGACTACCTGATTACGGCGGCGGACCTCGTCTTGGCGGGCAAGCAGGAGTTACCCAAGCCCGGCGACCGCATCCGCGAGACGGATGGCGACCAGATCTTCCTCTACGAGGTGATGGCGCCCGGCGGCGAGCCGGCGTGGCGCTACAGCGACACGTACCGCCGCACGCTGCGCGTCCATACGAAACACGTAGGCATGGAGCGCTGATGCCATGAGTGACAGTCAGCCCGAGAAGTGCCAGTTCCAGCCGACGTGCCTGAAGGACCTGGGCGAGATTCGCTCGGCGGTCTTCGGCAACAACCACCCGGAGAAGTCGCTCCTGGTGCGCATGGAACGGGTCGAGTCGCGGCTCGCGGCCATTCAGAAGCTCTCCTTCGCCACGCTCTGCGGCGTCGGCACGCTGCTGCTGAAGTTCATCGGCACCTGGCTGGAAGGCCTGATGCGAGGTTCGTGATGCCGGACAGCACACTCATTGCGCTCGCCGATGCGATCGTCGCCAGCCTGAACGGCGCGACGTTCAGCATGACGTTCCAGGCGGAACGCGGCTACCGCCCCGCCGTGGAATTGCCGGTGCTGCAGGCGGTGAAGGTCACGGTCATCCCCAAGAGCCTGGCGATCAGCGCGGCCACGCGCGCGGACGGCTTCCACGACTGCGCGATCGACATCGGGGTGCAGCGCAAGGTCGACGTCGATGATCCGGCGGCTTTGGACGCGCTGATGAGGCTGGTCGAGGAGATCGGCGACCACCTGCGCTACCGCAAGCTTGAGGGATTCGCCGTGGCGGCCTGGCTCGCGCTCGAGAACGAGCCGGTGTTCGCGCCGGAGCACCTGGAGCAGTACCGGCAGTTCACGAGCGTGCTGACGGTCACGTACCGGGTGCGGAGGTGAACCGCCATGCCGCTGCAGTGGTTCGCGGGCTTCGAGGCGTTCGACCTTGCGGAGATGGTCACCTTCACGGGGGCGACGGTCAGTGCGGCGTACAAGCGCAGCGGCGCCTGCGGCTGCCGACTCACGGTTCCGACCGGCACAACGGTGGTGAACATCGCCGTGGCCAACGGCTACGACGCCAACGGGAACCCGACCACGGTCAGCCGGACGGCGTACACGATTGGATTCGGACTGCGCGTGATCGCGCTGCCGCAGACGGTGGGCCAATGGGAACACTTGCTGTTCATCGGCTCGGG
Protein-coding regions in this window:
- a CDS encoding phage portal protein, translated to MTVFNWLRQLGARKNHSATAPRGRLLVVRGKYDAAQTTPENRRHWANADYLSADAAMGADVRRVLRSRARYEVANNSYAKGIVLTLANYVVGTGPRLQMLTEDPEANRLIEQEFSRWAKAIGLSHKLRTMRIAQCESGECFGLLTSNPRIAAPVQLDLRLIEADQVSTPFGVLPPEERAVDGIVFDGFGNPIAYYVLRRHPGDQRAWRAGPDDYNLMPVESVVHLFRAERPAQSRGIPEVTSSLSLFATLRRYTLAVLGAAEQAALPSGVIYTDAPADAESAAVEPMDTVEMDRGTWMTMPYGWKIGQVKAEQPTTVYGDFKHEVINEIARCLNMPFNIAAGNSSGYNYASGRLDHQAFFKAIRVDQNFLGDMVLDRLLKAWMDEAVLIEGYLPQWLRRLGVDLSHQWFWDGFEHVDPQKEAGAQATRLQSNTTTLAAEYAKAGLDWESELRQRARELALMRELGLTAQTPTSPAAPTETDSQEDESDVTEDVDARAGA
- a CDS encoding DUF2190 family protein — protein: MAQATFVHDGRSIDYTPGSAVAAGDVIVQGELVGVSRTPIAANALGSLAVDGVFDFAKATGGGTAITAGANVYWDDTNNVATTTATGNKLIGKCVKAAADAATTVRVRMNQ